One window of Sphingobacteriales bacterium genomic DNA carries:
- a CDS encoding NAD(P)H-dependent oxidoreductase subunit E, with product MSKNLSFLSGRQGLDHNLFEILAKTAEGKGTPSKEDIEKLAAEFLMGKANVYGATTFYDFLKPENKEKQVYVCNGSACLTAETQDKVTQVLSTCFSEEKIGEMCCLGRCHENSAFHYKGVNYSGNDIDHLAEIVQGKVLPDDQYYTGSYGTPVLTQPVTDIVNYFRLWNKALQRPPSELLEELKISGLRGRGGAGFPIAFKLESCRNTPGDHKFIVCNADEGDPGAYSDRYLLEQQPEKVLLGMMLAGYITGADWGVLYIRAEYPHSITIIEKAVVWLYEHQLVGENIQNSGFTFHFKIIKAQGAYICGEETALLSSIEGQRPEVRVRPPYPTQQGLFNRPTVVNNVETLACIPYILEHGGSQFAAIGRGKSTGTKLLSLDSHFNRPGLYETDMGTPLSLVVHELGQGFKTQVKAMHIGGPLGGLVPVQKIDELTIDFESFAENGFLLGHASIVCIPKQFPIIAYLQHLFQFTAHESCGKCFPCRLGSTRGAEMLQKAQSEGYKIDRALFNDLIETLELGSLCALGGGLPLPVKNALQYFDYELSGYFANH from the coding sequence ATGTCCAAAAACCTATCCTTTCTTTCAGGCCGGCAGGGTCTCGACCATAATTTGTTTGAGATACTGGCAAAAACAGCAGAAGGCAAGGGCACTCCTTCTAAGGAAGATATTGAAAAACTTGCCGCAGAATTTTTAATGGGTAAAGCAAATGTGTACGGGGCAACTACATTTTACGACTTTCTAAAGCCTGAAAACAAAGAGAAGCAAGTATATGTCTGCAATGGCAGTGCCTGTTTAACCGCCGAAACTCAGGATAAAGTAACCCAGGTACTCTCGACCTGCTTTTCTGAAGAGAAAATTGGGGAAATGTGTTGTCTTGGACGGTGTCATGAAAACAGTGCTTTTCATTATAAGGGTGTTAATTACTCAGGTAATGACATTGACCATCTTGCTGAGATTGTCCAGGGCAAAGTGTTGCCGGATGATCAATATTATACCGGAAGTTACGGTACTCCGGTTCTTACTCAACCTGTTACTGACATCGTCAACTATTTCCGGCTTTGGAACAAAGCTTTACAACGCCCGCCTTCCGAATTGCTGGAAGAGCTTAAAATTTCGGGTTTAAGAGGCAGAGGTGGTGCCGGTTTTCCGATTGCTTTTAAATTGGAATCTTGCAGGAATACGCCCGGCGATCATAAATTTATCGTTTGTAATGCTGACGAAGGAGATCCGGGCGCATATTCAGACCGGTATCTTTTAGAACAACAACCTGAAAAAGTATTATTAGGCATGATGCTTGCCGGATATATAACGGGAGCCGATTGGGGCGTTTTGTACATCAGGGCAGAATATCCACATTCAATCACCATTATAGAGAAAGCAGTAGTTTGGTTGTATGAACATCAGTTAGTTGGAGAAAATATCCAAAATTCAGGTTTTACATTTCATTTCAAAATTATCAAAGCACAAGGAGCTTATATCTGCGGTGAAGAAACAGCCCTCCTTTCTTCCATCGAGGGGCAACGTCCCGAAGTTCGGGTACGCCCGCCATATCCAACACAACAAGGGTTATTCAATCGTCCTACTGTGGTTAACAATGTTGAAACACTTGCTTGCATTCCTTACATTTTGGAACATGGCGGGTCACAATTTGCAGCGATTGGCAGAGGAAAATCTACCGGTACTAAACTTCTATCTTTAGACAGTCATTTCAACCGCCCCGGTTTATATGAAACTGACATGGGTACGCCCTTATCTTTAGTTGTTCATGAACTTGGGCAGGGGTTTAAAACTCAGGTTAAAGCCATGCATATTGGCGGCCCTTTAGGAGGATTGGTACCGGTTCAGAAAATTGATGAACTGACCATTGATTTTGAATCTTTTGCCGAAAATGGCTTCCTTCTCGGCCATGCATCTATTGTCTGTATCCCCAAGCAATTCCCAATCATTGCCTATTTACAGCATTTGTTCCAGTTTACTGCCCACGAAAGTTGTGGAAAATGTTTCCCCTGCCGTTTAGGCTCTACGCGGGGCGCAGAAATGTTGCAAAAAGCACAGTCGGAAGGTTATAAAATTGACCGTGCTTTATTTAACGATTTGATAGAAACATTGGAACTCGGTTCGCTATGTGCGCTTGGCGGTGGATTGCCTCTTCCCGTAAAAAACGCACTGCAATACTTTGACTACGAACTGTCAGGCTATTTTGCTAATCATTAA
- a CDS encoding DoxX family membrane protein — MTRIGQILYTVPFFVFGLFHLMGADAMAGMVPIPGGAIWIYITGLSMIAAGVSIILRKKTRLACLLLALLLLIYVLSIHLPGVIAGGDGAQAAMGNFLKDIGLMGAALVIANQFGND; from the coding sequence TTGACGAGAATTGGGCAGATTTTATACACCGTACCCTTTTTTGTGTTCGGGTTATTTCATTTAATGGGGGCTGATGCTATGGCCGGAATGGTACCGATACCCGGAGGAGCGATTTGGATTTACATAACCGGGCTTTCAATGATTGCAGCCGGAGTTAGTATTATACTCAGAAAAAAAACCAGATTGGCTTGCTTGCTGCTGGCTTTGTTATTGCTTATTTATGTATTAAGTATTCACCTTCCCGGTGTAATTGCAGGGGGAGACGGTGCTCAGGCTGCAATGGGAAATTTTTTGAAAGATATTGGCTTAATGGGGGCAGCGTTAGTGATTGCCAATCAATTTGGTAACGACTAA
- a CDS encoding septum formation initiator family protein: MPGWLKNRYVLTTLLFLIWMLFFDGNTFLSQIKMRMEIKEMKGIQDFYRAEILKSNSELKELLTNNATLEKFAREHYLMKRPEEDVFIIVKE, encoded by the coding sequence ATGCCAGGGTGGTTAAAAAACAGATATGTCCTGACTACCTTGTTATTTCTGATATGGATGTTGTTTTTTGATGGCAATACGTTTCTTTCGCAAATTAAAATGCGAATGGAAATTAAAGAGATGAAAGGCATTCAGGATTTCTACCGAGCCGAAATCCTCAAATCAAACTCCGAGTTGAAAGAACTGCTGACTAACAACGCTACTTTGGAAAAATTTGCCCGGGAACATTATTTGATGAAACGACCGGAAGAAGATGTGTTCATCATCGTTAAAGAATAA
- the ccsA gene encoding cytochrome c biogenesis protein CcsA — protein MEKALDIQYIGEWLLPGNLGHLFTLISMVAALLAAIGFYKAASTERVNLTESSSWQKLARTGFILHAFSVVAIILILFFLILNHRFEYKYVWQHSSRSLPVYYMISCFWEGQEGSFLLWQFWTAFLGLILLKFARGWENRVMSVVSLLQIFLAAMLIGIYFFGYKIGSSPFVLLRDEMKDSPIFMRANYLEFVTDGRGLNPLLQNYWMVIHPPTLFLGFALTVIPFAYVLAALWKRNFDDWVRPALVWSLITGGVLGVGILMGGAWAYEALSFGGFWAWDPVENASLVPWIVLIGGIHTLLAYKHTGHALRATSTMLILSFLLILYSTFLTRSGILGDSSVHSFTDLGMSGQLLVFMLAFIILSAGLLVYGWKAMPAPVKEEATDSREFWMFVGSLVLLLVSVLITLDTSWPVVNKLFGTKITITEPITHYNRYTVWFAIVVSLLSAIIQYLRYKKTGNSTAVKKIVAPTLVALALTLIIGFALQITHFAYGLLLFATLFTITANANYLFTVLSGKIKVAGGSVAHLGFGILLLGALISAGKQETISINTAGIDYGEAFNEKNKRENILLYKDRPIQMGPYWVTYIGDSLVPPNTLYKVRYEKKVNEEDKPSEVFTLYPNAQINPNMGLIANPDTRHYLTKDIFTHVSSVADKSKDNESEQLKEIELAPGDTAITSGSFVVLKRINPNPVAINYVPAEGDIAASAQLEVIDMQGKKYTAEPIYYIRNSVENNVVAEIEGMNMTIKFEKILPDKGKIKLAIVERNRPVDFIILKAIIFPYINLLWLGCLIMTVGFIISVVHRYQQGRSQKTKLATGGVNDISGGGALIQPVTAIRDKEG, from the coding sequence ATGGAGAAAGCATTAGATATACAGTATATCGGCGAATGGTTGCTGCCGGGGAACTTAGGGCATTTGTTTACCCTCATCAGTATGGTTGCTGCTTTGCTTGCCGCAATCGGATTTTACAAAGCAGCAAGTACAGAGCGGGTCAATTTGACCGAAAGCAGTTCCTGGCAAAAACTGGCGCGAACTGGATTTATACTCCATGCCTTTTCAGTTGTAGCTATCATTCTTATTTTGTTTTTTCTGATACTCAATCACCGGTTTGAATATAAATATGTGTGGCAACATTCTTCGCGAAGTTTGCCGGTATATTATATGATCTCCTGTTTTTGGGAAGGACAGGAGGGCAGTTTTTTGCTGTGGCAGTTCTGGACTGCTTTTCTGGGACTGATTTTACTCAAATTTGCACGAGGATGGGAAAACAGGGTGATGAGTGTGGTGAGTTTATTGCAGATATTTTTGGCTGCCATGCTAATCGGGATTTACTTTTTTGGCTATAAAATAGGGAGCAGCCCTTTTGTGTTGTTGCGGGATGAAATGAAAGATTCCCCCATTTTTATGCGTGCCAACTACCTTGAGTTTGTTACGGATGGTCGTGGGTTAAATCCGCTTCTTCAAAATTATTGGATGGTCATTCACCCGCCAACCTTGTTTTTGGGCTTTGCTTTAACGGTTATTCCTTTTGCGTATGTATTGGCTGCCCTGTGGAAGCGCAATTTCGACGATTGGGTCAGACCTGCTTTAGTTTGGTCTTTGATAACCGGAGGAGTTTTAGGAGTTGGGATTTTAATGGGTGGGGCTTGGGCTTATGAAGCCTTGAGTTTTGGAGGTTTTTGGGCTTGGGACCCTGTTGAAAATGCATCTTTGGTTCCTTGGATCGTTTTAATAGGAGGGATTCATACTTTGCTTGCCTACAAACATACCGGTCATGCACTAAGGGCAACTTCGACAATGTTAATCTTGTCTTTTTTGCTTATCTTGTACTCAACCTTTCTTACCCGTAGCGGGATTTTAGGCGATTCCTCGGTTCATTCATTTACCGATTTAGGCATGTCGGGACAGTTATTGGTCTTTATGCTTGCTTTTATAATTTTATCTGCCGGCTTATTGGTATATGGTTGGAAGGCAATGCCGGCTCCCGTCAAAGAGGAAGCCACAGACTCACGCGAGTTTTGGATGTTTGTGGGTTCTTTGGTATTGTTGTTGGTTTCTGTCTTGATTACTTTGGACACTTCTTGGCCGGTGGTCAACAAATTGTTTGGAACAAAGATTACAATTACAGAGCCAATCACTCATTACAACCGCTATACTGTGTGGTTTGCCATTGTTGTGTCTTTGCTAAGTGCAATTATTCAGTACCTGAGGTATAAAAAAACCGGCAATTCTACGGCGGTTAAAAAAATTGTAGCTCCAACTTTGGTGGCTTTGGCACTTACCTTGATTATAGGGTTTGCGCTGCAAATCACTCATTTTGCCTATGGATTGCTTTTATTTGCCACTTTGTTTACCATCACTGCAAATGCCAATTATCTGTTTACAGTTTTATCAGGGAAGATAAAAGTGGCAGGTGGTTCTGTTGCACATTTAGGATTTGGAATCCTGTTGTTAGGAGCTTTGATTTCAGCCGGCAAACAGGAAACGATTTCCATCAATACCGCAGGAATTGATTATGGTGAAGCCTTTAACGAAAAAAACAAACGGGAGAATATTCTGCTATACAAAGACCGTCCCATACAAATGGGGCCATATTGGGTAACTTATATCGGTGATTCACTGGTTCCACCAAATACATTATATAAAGTGCGATACGAAAAAAAGGTAAACGAAGAGGACAAACCCAGTGAAGTGTTTACACTATATCCCAATGCTCAGATTAACCCGAATATGGGATTGATAGCAAATCCGGATACCCGCCACTATCTCACCAAAGATATTTTTACTCATGTCAGTTCAGTAGCCGATAAGTCGAAAGATAATGAATCTGAACAACTCAAAGAGATAGAATTAGCGCCGGGAGATACCGCTATTACTTCCGGAAGTTTTGTGGTGCTCAAAAGAATTAATCCAAATCCTGTCGCCATTAACTATGTGCCTGCCGAAGGAGATATTGCTGCCTCTGCTCAGTTGGAGGTAATTGATATGCAGGGTAAGAAATACACAGCCGAACCGATTTACTATATTCGGAATAGTGTTGAAAACAATGTAGTTGCTGAGATAGAGGGGATGAACATGACCATCAAATTTGAAAAAATATTGCCGGATAAAGGAAAAATTAAACTGGCAATCGTTGAACGCAACCGGCCTGTTGATTTTATCATACTCAAGGCAATTATTTTTCCGTATATCAACCTGCTTTGGTTAGGGTGTTTGATTATGACTGTTGGTTTTATTATCAGTGTAGTTCACAGATATCAACAAGGGCGTTCTCAAAAAACAAAACTCGCCACAGGCGGCGTTAACGATATTTCAGGTGGAGGCGCTCTTATACAACCAGTTACTGCAATCAGGGATAAAGAAGGGTAG
- a CDS encoding cytochrome c maturation protein CcmE, producing MKKSHIAALLAIGVLIAYIIGTSSNYSTYETFATANSNAGKEFQVVGILAPDKEMHYSPEEDANRFTFYMMDENNETRKVVYYGAKPTDFERSEKIVLTGKMQGEEFHATKILLKCPSKYIEDQLDDKGYYSPQAAATVN from the coding sequence ATGAAGAAAAGTCATATAGCTGCGTTATTGGCTATTGGAGTGCTTATAGCTTATATAATTGGAACATCTTCTAATTACAGCACTTATGAGACTTTTGCAACGGCAAATTCAAATGCAGGGAAAGAGTTTCAGGTTGTAGGAATCTTAGCTCCTGATAAAGAGATGCACTATAGCCCCGAAGAGGATGCCAACCGATTTACTTTTTACATGATGGACGAGAACAACGAAACCAGAAAGGTGGTCTATTATGGCGCTAAACCTACTGATTTTGAGCGTTCTGAAAAAATAGTGTTAACGGGCAAAATGCAGGGTGAAGAATTTCACGCCACAAAAATTTTACTCAAATGTCCTTCAAAATATATCGAAGACCAGTTAGATGACAAAGGCTATTATTCTCCACAAGCAGCCGCCACAGTCAACTGA
- a CDS encoding alpha/beta fold hydrolase, whose protein sequence is MTNSIKTHHFVFIPGSFHAAWCWFKMQPLLSKNGNTSESIDLPGHGHDTTLPGQITLEHYVDAVCKSIEKYDRPVVLIGHSRAGIVISEVAEKIPEKIDKLVYLCAFLIPNGEPLVATALTDTESALVSNLIFNEPEGWHFPRLRCLRKSFIMIVLTKMSHYAVSCCPKSLIYRLVPH, encoded by the coding sequence ATGACAAACTCCATCAAAACTCACCACTTTGTTTTTATTCCCGGTTCATTCCATGCTGCCTGGTGCTGGTTTAAAATGCAACCCTTATTAAGCAAAAACGGGAATACTTCGGAATCAATTGACTTGCCCGGTCATGGTCATGATACAACACTCCCGGGACAGATTACTTTAGAGCATTATGTTGATGCTGTTTGTAAGTCAATTGAAAAATATGATAGGCCGGTAGTATTAATCGGACATAGCCGTGCGGGTATAGTCATTTCAGAAGTTGCCGAAAAAATTCCCGAAAAAATTGATAAACTGGTTTACCTCTGCGCATTCCTGATACCCAATGGAGAACCCTTGGTTGCGACAGCTTTGACAGACACCGAATCTGCCTTAGTGTCAAACCTGATATTTAACGAACCTGAAGGTTGGCATTTTCCCCGCCTGAGATGTTTAAGGAAATCTTTTATCATGATTGTTCTGACGAAGATGTCGCATTATGCAGTTTCCTGTTGTCCAAAGAGCCTAATATACCGGTTGGTACCCCATTAA